The Silvanigrella paludirubra genome contains a region encoding:
- a CDS encoding mechanosensitive ion channel family protein: MLQDKIKLDVFWTFSINLLYSIMTVLILYFIAYWVIRAVKKANEKVEKIDPTLLPITITVIKYASFIIGILIILNIFGANTNGIIAFLGATGLGLALALKETLQNIASGLMLIFLRPFKVNDYIESNSNNGTVQEINLFTTTLKTNDGLFLFVPNSLLWNSSIKNFTKNGTRRLDFIVGISYENQVEKAKEILTNLARLDGRILKEPSPLVALTALGDNSVSMMLRCWVSVDNYWDVNYYLYKTVKETFDSSGISIPYPQRDIRLKISNDNLANDKIMALK, encoded by the coding sequence AAAATAAAATTAGATGTTTTTTGGACTTTTTCTATAAATTTATTGTATTCCATAATGACTGTTTTAATATTATATTTTATTGCTTATTGGGTTATAAGAGCTGTTAAAAAAGCAAATGAAAAAGTTGAGAAAATAGATCCCACTTTATTACCAATTACAATCACAGTAATAAAATATGCTTCATTTATAATAGGTATTTTAATTATATTAAATATTTTTGGTGCAAATACAAATGGAATTATAGCATTTTTAGGTGCAACTGGTTTAGGATTGGCTTTAGCTTTAAAAGAAACACTACAAAATATTGCTTCGGGTTTAATGCTCATTTTTTTAAGACCATTTAAAGTAAATGATTATATAGAGTCTAATTCAAATAACGGTACAGTCCAAGAAATTAATTTATTTACTACAACTTTAAAAACAAATGACGGCTTATTTTTATTTGTTCCCAATAGCTTATTGTGGAATTCGTCTATTAAAAATTTCACGAAAAATGGAACAAGAAGACTGGATTTTATAGTAGGAATATCTTATGAAAATCAAGTTGAAAAAGCAAAAGAAATATTAACTAATCTTGCTAGATTAGACGGTCGTATATTAAAAGAGCCATCCCCATTAGTCGCTTTAACTGCATTGGGAGATAACTCTGTTAGTATGATGTTACGCTGTTGGGTTAGTGTAGATAATTATTGGGATGTAAATTATTATTTATACAAAACAGTTAAAGAAACATTTGACTCTAGCGGGATTTCTATTCCTTATCCTCAAAGAGATATTCGTCTTAAAATATCAAATGATAATTTAGCAAATGATAAAATAATGGCTTTAAAATAA